The nucleotide sequence CTGTACGCGATCGCGATGCGTGCATCGGGCGGCATGCCGGAAAGCGCAACGCCGACCGCGTCGAGAACGACGCGGTCGGCGGAGAATTCGGTGGGCGGAATCACGAGAGGAACGCGCGCGCAGCGGCGCGCGATTGGAGGACGCAGCCGGTCATGCGCCCGGCGTGGTTTCCTTGAACTTGCCGTAGGCCATCAGGCGCTCGAAGCGGCGCTCGCGCAGCGCATCGATGCTCATCCCCTGGAACTGGCGCAGCGAATCGGCCAGCGCACGGCGCAGCAGCGCAGCCATGCCCTTCGGATCGCGATGCGCGCCGCCGAGCGGCTCGTTGATGATCTTGTCGATCAGGCCGAGCGCCTTCAGGCGGTGCGCGGTCAGGCCCAGCGCTTCCGCTGCTTCCGGCGCCTTCGCGGCGCTCTTCCACAGGATCGACGCGCAGCCTTCCGGCGAGATCACCGAGTAGGTCGAGAATTGCAGCATCATCACCGTGTCGGCCACTGCGATCGCCAGCGCGCCGCCCGAACCGCCCTCGCCGATCACCGTCGTGATGATCGGCGTCTTCAGTTCGGCCATCACGTAAAGGTTGCGGCCGATCGCCTCCGACTGGCCGCGTTCTTCCGCGCCGATGCCCGGGTACGCGCCCGGCGTGTCGACGAACGTGAAGATCGGCAGACCGAACTTCTCGGCGAGACGCATCAGGCGTTCGGCCTTGCGATAGCCTTCCGGACGCGGCATCCCGAAGTTGCGCGCGGCGCGCTCCTTCGTGTCACGGCCCTTCTGGTGACCGATCACCATGCACGGATGGCCGCCGAAGCGCGCGAGGCCGCCGACGATCGACACGTCGTCCGCGAATGCGCGGTCGCCGTGCAGCTCGTGAAAATCGGTAAACAGTTCCGCAACGTAATCGAGCGTGTACGGACGCTGCGGATGCCGCGCGATCTGCGAGACCTGCCACGGCGACAGGTTCGCGTAGAGGTCTTTCGTCAGTTGCTGGCTTTTCTTCGACAACCGCTCGATTTCTTCCGAAATGTCGACAGCCGAGTCGTCCTGCACGAATCGCAGCTCTTCGATCTTGGCCTCGAGTTCGGCGATCGGCTGTTCGAAATCCAGAAACGTGGTCTTCATGTGTTCGAATCCTTGGGTCTTGCGGCAGCGCGTATTCTACCCGCGCGGGCGACGCTCAAAACCGACTCTCAACTATTGATGTTTAAAACCCGATAGCCGCCGCTCAGGCGTCGGCGTCGGGCGCATCGAGGCTGCGCCACATGTACCAGGTCGCGACGGTACGCCACGGCTCCCAGTTGGCGGCAACTTCGCGCGCCTCGCTGCGCGTGACGGGTTCCCCGCTGAAGTAATTGACGCTGATCGCGCGGATCAGGCCCGGGTCGTCGAGCGGCAGGACGTCCGGCCGCGACAGGTTGAAGATCAGGAACATCTCGGCCGTCCAGCGGCTGATGCCGCGGATCTGCGTGAGTTCCGCGATCACGTCCTCGTCGTCCATCGACGTCCATTTGTCGACGTGCAGCGCGCCCGACACGAAATGCTGCGCGAGATCGAGGATGTATTCCGTCTTGCGCTTCGACAGCCCGCACGCGATCAGCTTGTCCGCGCCGAGCCGGATCACCGGCTGCGGCGCGAGTTTCGGACAGGCATCCCCGATGCGCGCCCACAGCGACTGCGCGGACGGCACCGAAATCTGCTGGCCGACGACCGAGCGCGCGAGCGTGACGAACGGGTCGCCGCGCTTCACGAGATGCGCGGGACCGAACTTCGGAATCAGTTTCTTCAGGATCCGGTCGCGCTTGACGAGGTCGGCGCATGCCTTGTCCCAGTAAGCAGGACGCACGACGACCTCCTCGCCGTCCGCTTCGGACGCACGGGCCTTGCGGGCCGCGTCGGCGGCCGGCGGCACCGCCGCCGGTTGCGCATGACCGTTGAGCGCGCCGTTCGGCACGGCGCGCGTCGCGTCCGTCTTCGCCGGCGGTACGCGCTTGGCTGCCGGACGCGCGGCGACCGGGGTCGCGCGCCTGACCGGCGCTTTTCTGGCCGTTGCCATCTTGCCTCCTACCTGACGGATCGGTCAGTGGAACGCACCGCGCTCATACGCGACGCCATTCGGTCGATCCGCCCGGTTTGTCTTCAAGTGCGATACCGGTCTCGAGCAGTTCCGCCCGGATCCGGTCCGCTTCGGCATAGTCCTTCGCTTGCTTCGCCGCGACACGCGCGGCGATCTTCGCTTCGATCTCGTCGGCGGCGAGCCCGCCCGCCTGCGCGGCGCCGGACGCCTGCTGCAGGAACGCGCGCGGTTCGCGGCCCAGCAGGCCGAGCAGGCCCGCCAGCTGTTTCAGTTGCCGCGCGAGCGATGCGTCGCCCGTGCGATTCACCTCGCCCGCCAGTTCGAACAGCGTCGCCACCGCGACCGGCGTGTTGAAGTCGTCGTTCATCGCGGCGGCGAAACGCTGCGCGTGCGGCTCGTTCCAGTCGAGCGCGAGCGTGTCGGCTTCAACATCTTTCAGTGCGGTATAGAGACGCGTGAGCGACGCGCGCGCATCGTCGAGATGCACGTCGCTGTAATTGAGCGGCGAACGGTAGTGCGTGCGCACGATGAAGAAGCGCATGACTTCCGCATCGTAGCGTTCGAGCACTTCGCGGATCGTGAAGAAGTTGCCGAGCGATTTCGACATCTTCTCGTTGTCGACCTGCACGAAGCCGTTGTGCATCCAGTAATTGACGAACGTCTGGCCGGTTGCGCCTTCGCTCTGCGCGATCTCGTTCTCGTGGTGCGGGAATTGCAGATCCTGCCCGCCGCCGTGGATGTCGAAATGCTCGCCGAGCAGCGTGCAGCCCATCGCCGAGCACTCGATGTGCCAGCCCGGACGCCCCATCCCGTACTTCGACGCCCACGACGTACCTTCCGGATCTTCCGGCTTCGCGCGTTTCCACAGCACGAAATCGAGCGGATCCTCCTTCGCGTCGTTCGCGGCGACGCGCTCGCCCGCGCGCAGGTCGTCGAGCGACTTGCCCGACAGCTTCCCGTAGTTCGCGAACTTGCGCACCGAGTAATTGACGTCGCCGTCGGTCGCCTGGTACGCGTAGCCGTTCGTCTCGAGCGTCTCGATCATGCCGAGCATCTGCGGGATGAACTCGGTCGCGCGCGGCTCGATGTCGGGCCGCTGGATGCCGAGCGCGCTTTCATCGTCGTGCATCGCGCCGATGAACCGGTCGGTCAGCGACTTGATCGTCTCGCCGTTCTCGACCGCGCGGCGGATGATCTTGTCGTCGATGTCGGTAATGTTGCGCACATACGTGACCCGGTAGCCGATCGCACGCAACCAGCGCTGGACGAGGTCGAACACGACCAGCATGCGCGCGTGGCCCACGTGACAATAGTCGTATACGGTGATTCCGCATACGTACATCCGCACTTCGCCAGCCTGGCGCGGCACGAAGACTTGCTTGTCACGCGCGAGCGTGTTGTAGATGCGCAGTGATTCCATAGAGATGAACCGTGAGCCGAAGGAAACCGCCCTGGCGAAGCTCGCCCAGCATGCGAAACGGACGGACCATCTGCTGCGGCACCAGGCCGAGCGTCCTCGATATCACATGGGGCGGTCAGGCTGCAAGCACAGCGGTGACGGCCACGAGAGGCAAAGAAAGACTGTCTGACGCTCGCCGGAACGCGCAGACGTTTTGTTAGAATGGCTCGGAGTATAACATTCCGATTTACGCCTATGAAACCTCATCGCGGCCGCGCGCAGAGCGCTGCGACCCTCGTTGCGACCACCGTCATGGGCGTCGCGCTGACGCTTTTCGCGGCTCCCGCGGCGCATGCGCAGAAGGCCCCGGCCACCGCCGACGGCACGCCCGAAATCGATGCGTCGATCGCCGGCAAGCAGTGGAAGCAGGCGCTCGCGCAGCTCGACGCGCGCATCGCATCGAACCCGCGCGACGTGCAGGCGCAGTTCAAGCGCGGCACCGTGCTCGCCCGCCTGAACCGCGATGACGACGCGATCCAGCAGTTCGTCGCGATCACGCAGGCGTACCCCGAACTGCCCGAGCCGTACAACAACCTTGCGGCGCTTTACGCGAAGCACGGCCGCTACGACGAAGCGCGCACCGCGCTCGTCACAGCGACGCAATCGAACCCCGGCTACTCGCTCGCGTACGAGAACCTCGGCGATCTCTACCTGCGCCTCGCGGCCGAGTCGTACAAGCGCGCGCAGTCGCTCGGCCGCACGAGCGGCGCGACCGCGCAGCGCCTCGCCGATCTCCAGAAGATCGTGTCGCCGCCGAAGGCCGCGCCGAATGCCCGCGCAGCCACACCGGCCACGCGCGACTACTCCGACCGCGCAGCCGCGAACGTGAGCACCACCACGCTGCCGATGTCGCCGACGTTCCAGTTCAGCGGTCCGTCGGGCGCACTGGCGGCGCCGTACGTCGCGCCGTCGCAATAAGCGGCGCGGCCTTCTTTCCCTCCCAACCTGAGGATCGCAATGAAACGTCTGTTGCTGGCGCTTGGCGGCGCCGCCCTTCTCGCGACCGCGACCGCACCTGCGTTCGCGCAATCGGCTACCGCGCACCCCGTCGTGCAGCTGAAGACCTCGCAGGGCGACATCCGCGTCGAGCTCTACCCGGAGAAGGCGCCGAAGTCCGTCGCCAACTTCCTCGATTACGTGAAGGCCGGCCAGTACAACGGCACGATCTTCCATCGCGTGATCAAGGGCTTCATGATCCAGGGCGGCGGCTACAAGACCAACTTCGAGGAGAAGCCGACCCGCGCGCCGATCCCGCTGGAGAGCCGCAATGGTCTGAAGAACCTGACGGGCACGATCGCGATGGCACGCACGAGCGATCCGAATTCGGCCACCGCGCAGTTCTTCATCAACACCGTCGACAACAGCGGCCTCGACTACCCGAATCCGGACGGCAACGGCTATGCGGTGTTCGGCAAGGTCGTGTCGGGTCTCGACGTCGTGAAGAAGATCGAAGGCGTCGCGACGACCTCGCGCGGCCCGATGCAGGACGTGCCCGCGCAACCGATCGTGATCGAATCGGCCAGCATCGTCTCGAAGTAAGAACCTGCCGGCACGTCCGGCGCCTCACGCGGCCGCGTCGCACGACCGGCCGCGTGCCATTTAAACCGCCTCACCGAAGGAATTCATCATGGTTGAACTGCATACGAACCACGGCGTGATCAAGCTCGAGCTCGACGCCGCGAAGGCACCGAAGACGGTCGAGAACTTCCTGAACTACGTGAAGAAGGGCCACTACGACGGCACCGTGTTCCATCGCGTGATCAACGGCTTCATGATCCAGGGCGGCGGCTTCGAGCCGGGCCTGAAGCAGAAGCCGACCGATGCGCCGATCGACAACGAGGCGAACAACGGCCTGAAGAACGACAACTACACGGTCGCGATGGCGCGCACCAACGATCCGCACTCGGCGACCGCCCAGTTCTTCATCAACGTGAACGACAACGACTTCCTGAACCACTCGTCGCCGACGCCGCAAGGCTGGGGCTACGCGGTGTTCGGCAAGGTCGTCGAAGGCCAGGACGTGGTCGACAAGATCAAGGGCGTCAAGACGGGCAACGCTGGTTTCCACCAGGACGTGCCGACTGACGACGTCGTGATCGAGAAGGCCGTCGTGGTCTGACGCGCAGTTACGGAGGCACTTCGATGTTGCAGGAGAGTCCGCCGCGAAGCGTCTCCGCGGGCGTGCCGGGCGAGCGCGAATACGCGCAAGCCGCACGCCCGTTCCTGTTTCTCTCCGATCTGCACCTGAGCGAAGCGATCCCGAAGACGGTCGCCGCGTTCGAGCATTTCGTGAAATACACCGCCGACAGTGCCGACTCGGTGTTCATCCTCGGCGACCTGTTCGAATACTGGATCGGCGACGACATCCTCGACGACGATCCGTTCGCGGCCCGCATGGCCGCGCTGATGCACACGTTCTCGGAGCGCGGCATTGCGCTCTACGTGATGCACGGCAACCGCGATTTCCTGCTCGGCCGGCGCTTCATGAAGGCAGCCGGCGCGATGCTGCTGCCCGATCCTTCGCTGATCATGGCGTTCGGCCAGCGCATCGTGCTCGCACATGGCGACGCGCAATGCACGGCCGACCGCGGCTACCAGGTATTCCGTCGCGTCGCCCGCAACCGCGCTGCGCAATGGCTGTTTCTCGCCTGGCCGTTCCGTTGGCGCCGTGCGCTCGCGCAGCGCATGCGCTCGAACAGCGAAGCGGGCCGGATGCGCCCTGCTTCGGCGATCTACGATGTCACGCGTGAAGGCGTGGCCGCGCTGTTCCGGAAAAGCCGCGCGAGCGTGATCATTCACGGCCATACGCACCGCCCCGCCCGGCACATGGAACCGGGTGGCATCCGCTGGGTGTTGCCCGACTGGGATCTCGACCACGGCAAGCCGCGCGGCGGCTACCTGCGCGTCGACGCGGAAGGCATCCACGCGATGCCGCTCGACTGACACTGCCGCAGCCGTCGCACCCACCGGCAGCAGCGGGCATCCATTGAATTACGCCTGGCGTTCGACCGACTTGCCTTCCAGCACGGCCGACAGCCGGCGCAGATCGAGGCGCGCCGCGTCGGCGCCCTGCAGTGTTTCCAGATGCGTGCCGAGCCGTTCGAGCGCCGCGACGATCTCGTCGACGCGGCGGCTTTCCTTCGCCGCGTGATCGATCAGCCCGTGAATCGCGAGCGACATCGGATCGTCGGCATTCGGCGTGATCCCGTATGCGCAGAACGCCGCGCGTTCGGGCTGCGGCTTCGGCTGCGCCGGCATCACGACGCGCGCCGGATTGCCGACCGCCGTGCCGCCTGCCGGCACCGGCTTCACGACGACCGCGTTCGAACCGATCTTCGCCCCCGCACCGACCGTGAAGCCGCCGAGCACCTTCGCGCCCGCCCCGACGATCACGCCGGCCTCGAGCGTCGGGTGCCGCTTGGCGCCGCGCGTGAGCGACGTGCCGCCCAGCGTCACGCCCTGATAGATCGTGCAGTCGTCGCCGACGATCGCCGTCTCGCCGATCACGACGCCCATCCCGTGATCGATGAACACGCGCCGGCCGATCGTCGCGCCGGGGTGAATCTCGATCCCCGTCAGGAACCGGCCGGCCTGCGACGCGAAACGCGCGAGCCAGTAGCGCTTCGCGCGCCAGCATGCGTGCGCGAAGCGATGCAGCACGAGCGCATGCAACCCCGGATAACAGGTCAGCACTTCCCATGCACTGCGAGCGGCGGGATCCCGCTCGCGAATCGTTGCAACGTCTTCGCGCAGTCTCGTGAACATGATGTGGTCTGGGAAAAGGCCGGCGCGCATCGCCGGCAATGACCGGCCGTTATCGCGCCCGGTAATTTACTTATGACGTTCGGCGATTGTAGGGCGAGTCACGAACGGCCGCACGCGCTCGCCAGTTCACCCCGCCGCCGGCGCGGGTATTCCGGCGGAACGCCTGCCGTTACTGGGTTGGCGGGGTGGTCGGCCCCGGCGCTTTCGGCGGCCGACCCGGCACCTGCCGACGGGGTGGTTGCCCCGCGCGCCGACACATCCGCCACCCCGTGCGCCGACCGCTTACGCGTCGCCGTCGGGCTTGCCCGATTTCAGCAGGATGTGCTTCGCGACGCCGCGCAGGATGTTGACCTCCTCGCGCTCGAGGCCCGTGCGCGCGAACAGGCGCCGCAGCCGCGGCATCAGCTTCTTCGGGTTGCGCGGATCGAGGAAATCGAGCGCGATCAGCGCGTTCTCGAGGTGCACGTACATCCGCTCGATCTCGTCGCTCTGCGCAAGCGTGCCGGCTTCGGCCGACTGTTGCGCCGACGGCTCGCTCGCCTGCTCGAGCAACGCGACACGCAGCTCGTACGCAAGCACCTGCACGGCCTGAGCGAGATTCAGCGAACTGTAGGCCGGGTTCGCCGGGATGTGCGCCAGCGCACTGCACTGCTCGACATGCTCGTTCGCGAGGCCCGTGCGCTCGTTGCCGAACACGAGCGCGATGTCGCCCGTGCCGACCTGCGCGCACGCCTGCGTGGCGGCGGCACGCGGCGCCAGGCGCGGCGGCCCGTATTCGCGCGTGCGCGCGGTCAGCGCGATCGACCAGTGAACGCCGGACAGCGCGTCGCCGAGCGTCGGCACGACATGCGCGGACGCGAGGACGTCGTCCGCGCCGCTGGCCATCGCGATCGCCTCGGGATCACTCTGCACGTGCGGCACGCGGGGCGCGACCAGCACGAGACGCGAGAAGCCCATCGTCTTCAGCGCGCGGGCGGCCGCCCCGACATTGCCGGGATGGCTCGGCTCGACGAGCACGAAACGGATGGACGTGAAGCCGCCGGACGGCGGCTGGGACGAGGCCGCGCCCGGCTCGGACGGCGCGGCGGTGATCTGCGGGGTTTCCACTACGATACGACTCGGTTCATCAGAATGGCAGTATGGTATCGCCATCGCCGCGGCAAACCCACTCGTCCGGACGGATAGTGGGGGTTTCCCCGTACGCCGGTCGCCTGAAACCGCCAAAAATCGGGTAAAATCATGCCTTTACGCGTCGCACTCTGTGCGGCGCGGGTCGTACCCCGTTCTTTGTCAATTCGCGTCTCATCTCGCCTGCCACGCTTGCGCCGTGCCGGGCGGTTGTTCCACTTCGTGGCGGCCCGTGCCGCCAGCTACAGGATCCAGGCTCATGCATCCCATGCTCAACATTGCTGTCAAGGCTGCGCGCCGCGCCGGACAGATCATCAATCGCGCGTCCCTCGATCTCGACCTGATCGAGATCCGCAAGAAGCAGCAGAACGACTTCGTCACCGAAGTGGACAAGGCCGCCGAAGACGCGATCATCGAGACGCTGAAGACCGCCTACCCCGACCACGCGATCCTCGCGGAAGAATCGGGCGAGTCGGAGAACGAATCCGAATTCAAGTGGATCATCGATCCGCTCGACGGCACGACCAACTTCATCCACGGCTTCCCGTACTACTGCGTATCGATCGCGCTCGAGCACAAGGGCGTCGTCACGCAGGCTGTCGTCTACGACCCGAACAAGAACGACCTGTTCACGGCCACCCGCGGCCGCGGCGCGTACCTGAACGACCGCCGCATCCGCGTCGGCCGCCGCGACCGCCTGTCGGACGCACTGGTCGGCACGGGCTTCCCGTTCCGCGAAAAGGACGGCCTCGATGCCTACGCGCGCCTCTTCACCGAAATGACGCAGGCCTGCACGGGCCTGCGCCGTCCGGGCGCGGCCGCACTCGATCTCGCGAACGTCGCGGCCGGCCGCCTCGACGCGTTCTTCGAGCAGGGCATCAACGTGTGGGACATGGCAGCGGGCAGCCTGCTGATCACCGAGGCCGGCGGCCTCGTCGGCAACTACACGGGCGACGCCGACTTCCTGCATCGCCATGAAATCGTCGCCGCGAACCCGAAGATCTACGCGCAGATGATCCCGATCCTGAAGGGTTACACCCGCGTGCATCCGGCAGCGGAGTAAGCCCCGGCCGCGCCTGCATGGCGCGGCTTGCGCGCACGCCGCTCGCGGGCATCGTCATGACGGCGCACCGTTCGCCTCCCGGTTGCCGGGAGGCGGGACAATCTTCCCGCACAAGGGTCGCTTCGTGCGCCTATCCTGAAGTTGCCTGAGTTGTACGGGCCGGTCAGCGTACTGCCGCTTGCACGGCCCTTCCCGCAATGACAATGATGGGTTTGCGTCCGGCATGCCCGCACGGCGGACAACACCGCCGGCCTGCCGGCCCCCGACCGTATCAACACCGCCACGACGCCGTGGCAATCGCATCCGAGTCCCCATGTTACGGCTAAGCGAAATTAAACTCCCCCTCGACCACCCCGAAAGCGCGCTCGAGGCCGCGATTCGCGCGCGCCTCGCGGAGCTTGGCGTGGCCGCGGACGGGCTCCTCCGTTACACCGTGTTCCGCCGTGCGCACGATGCGCGCAAGCGCGCCGACATCAAGCTCACGTATATCGTCGATGTCGAAGTCACGGATGAGGCAGCCGCGATCAAGCGCCTCGCCGGCAAGCCGCATTGCGGCGTGACGCCCGACATGGCGTACCACTTCGTCACGAAGGCGCCCGAGCACGGCAATTTCCTGCGCCCGGTCGTGATCGGCATGGGGCCGTGCGGCCTGTTCGCGGGGCTGATCCTCGCGCAGATGGGTTTCCGCCCCATCATCCTCGAACGCGGCAAGGCCGTGCGCGAGCGCACCAAGGACACCTTCGGCCTGTGGCGCAAAAGCGTGCTCAACCCCGAATCCAACGTGCAGTTCGGCGAAGGCGGTGCCGGGACGTTCTCCGACGGCAAGCTGTACAGCCAGATCAAGGATCCGAACCACTATGGCCGCAAGGTGCTGGACGAATTCGTCAAGGCCGGTGCGCCGGACGACATCCTGTATCTGAGCCGGCCGCACATCGGCACGTTCCGCCTCGTCAGCATGGTGGAAAAGATGCGCGCGTCCATCCACGAACTGGGTGGTGAAGTGCGTTTCGAAACGCGGGTCGACGATATCGAGATCGATCAGGGCAAGGTGCGCTCGCTGAAGCTCTCGAACGGCGAAACGCTGCCGTGCGACCACGTGGTGCTGGCCGTGGGCCACAGCGCGCGCGACACCTTCCAGATGCTGCACGATCGCGGCGTCTATATCGAAGCCAAGCCGTTCTCGCTCGGCTTCCGTATCGAACATCCGCAGGGGCTGATCGATCGCAGCCGCTTCGGCAAGTTCGCAGGCCACAAGCAGCTCGGTGCGGCCGACTACAAGGTCGTCCATCACTGCAGCAATGGCCGCGCCGTCTACAGCTTCTGCATGTGCCCGGGCGGCACGGTGGTCGCGGCGACCTCCGAGCCGGGCCGCGTGGTCACCAACGGCATGAGCCAGTATTCGCGGGCCGAGCGCAACGCGAATGCGGGCATCGTCGTCGGCATCACGCCGGACGACTATCCCGGCGGCCCGCTGGCGGGCATCGCGTTCCAGCGCAAATGGGAAGAGCGCGCGTTCGAACTCGGCGGCGGCGATTACCGCGCGCCGGGCCAGCTGGTCGGTGATTTCATCGCCGGCCGGCCGTCGACGTCGCTCGGCTCCGTAGAGCCGTCGTACAAGCCGGGCGTGAACCCGACCGATCTGAGCACCGCGCTGCCGGATTACGTGATCGAAGCGATCCGCGAAGCGCTCCCCGAGATCGACAAGAAGATCGCCGGCTTCGCGATGCACGATGCGGTGCTCACCGGTGTCGAGACGCGCACTTCGTCGCCGATCCGGATTCGACGCAAGGACGATTACCAGAGCATGAACGTCGAGGGGCTGTATCCGGCGGGTGAAGGTGCGGGGTATGCGGGTGGCATCTATTCGGCGGCCATCGACGGGATCGAAGTCGCGCAGGCGGTGGCGCTCAGCATGACGTCGGGGCAAACGGCCTGAGGTGCGAAACGAGTCGGCGCGCGAAGGTTCTCGATCTGAGCGGCGCCGACTTTCGCATGGCCGGCCAGGAGCGCGGCCGGACGACGGCGTGAGAACGACCGCCGCCGGTCGCGCAATCTCCGGCAACCTGGCCGAATGGCGAACTTCGCGCGTGCATGCCGAAGCCACTGGTCAACTCGGGCAACCCAAGCAACAACTTCACGCCTGACTTATGACCACGCTGTCGCCCAACGCCTTCGCCGGTCATACTCCAATGATGCAGCAGTACCTGCGCATTATCTGACAAGGAAAAGATCAAAAATCTACGCTGCAAGTTACGCCAGCTAAATTGGCAAACGGTCGCACGCGCTACACGCTTCAACATCGACAGCTGGATCATCGATAAACCCAAATAGGGGCCGACTCGGGTTGCGTGCTATCACCAGTAGCACACGGAGCAAAACAGGGCGACGATATGAGATCGCCTTCGGGGAAGCATCTCAAGTGCGCAGCGAGAGTACGAGTTACAACCGCCCTTCAGTGTGCAATTGAGGAAAGGCATGAGATGAACGAGAGACTTGCAGCAGGCATCTTTGGGGGAGCGTGCATAATAATTGGCATCATCAAAGCAGCTCGACCGTCGTTATTTATCGATTATCGTGAGCGCCACCCTTGGATAAACTTGTTTGGATTTTACCCTTTCATTTTCAAAACAAAATATGCAAGACCGGCCATCGTCGCGAATGGCATCATACTCATCTTAATGGGACTAGCGCTTTTCATATGGTCCCAGCGCAACTAGATATTTCCACATAGTTGGCGCTTACCATCAGTATCAACTGGCCAGACGGCGAACTTCGCGCTGTCGCGCCCGGCTCACTAGTAAACTCGGGCAGCCAAAGCAACCTTCCCCCGGTCACGCAGTTCACCGCAGCACCCGCACCCCAAGACCTACGCTCAGGCTGTTCGGGACCGACACGCTATTGATCGTGCTTCACATGCATTTCGATGTTGATTGACTTACTTCTCGGCCGCTGCTTGAATCTCTCGGCAAAAGTCCTTCAGAGTTCCAGGGCATTGTTTGTCCGCATTCCGGGCGATCCGCCGCAACCGTTCTGCCGGGACTGTAGCGTCAACATGCCGAACAATGAACGTGTGGAAAGCTGGGTCCGACGCGATCATGGGTTCCAACTGCTGAATAGTGCCCCAGTGATCTGCGAGCAAAAGAGTGTTTGATTCGCTGAACCCTTCCGCGACTGCCCCATCGTCACAGTTTGCGAAATTTCGAAATTGTCGATGCAACTGCTTCCACGACGTGGCGGCATCAGAAACAGCCTCGGCCCTCCGAGTTTGGTCTGA is from Burkholderia sp. HI2500 and encodes:
- the cysE gene encoding serine O-acetyltransferase, whose protein sequence is MRAGLFPDHIMFTRLREDVATIRERDPAARSAWEVLTCYPGLHALVLHRFAHACWRAKRYWLARFASQAGRFLTGIEIHPGATIGRRVFIDHGMGVVIGETAIVGDDCTIYQGVTLGGTSLTRGAKRHPTLEAGVIVGAGAKVLGGFTVGAGAKIGSNAVVVKPVPAGGTAVGNPARVVMPAQPKPQPERAAFCAYGITPNADDPMSLAIHGLIDHAAKESRRVDEIVAALERLGTHLETLQGADAARLDLRRLSAVLEGKSVERQA
- a CDS encoding inositol monophosphatase family protein — translated: MHPMLNIAVKAARRAGQIINRASLDLDLIEIRKKQQNDFVTEVDKAAEDAIIETLKTAYPDHAILAEESGESENESEFKWIIDPLDGTTNFIHGFPYYCVSIALEHKGVVTQAVVYDPNKNDLFTATRGRGAYLNDRRIRVGRRDRLSDALVGTGFPFREKDGLDAYARLFTEMTQACTGLRRPGAAALDLANVAAGRLDAFFEQGINVWDMAAGSLLITEAGGLVGNYTGDADFLHRHEIVAANPKIYAQMIPILKGYTRVHPAAE
- a CDS encoding DNA-3-methyladenine glycosylase family protein: MATARKAPVRRATPVAARPAAKRVPPAKTDATRAVPNGALNGHAQPAAVPPAADAARKARASEADGEEVVVRPAYWDKACADLVKRDRILKKLIPKFGPAHLVKRGDPFVTLARSVVGQQISVPSAQSLWARIGDACPKLAPQPVIRLGADKLIACGLSKRKTEYILDLAQHFVSGALHVDKWTSMDDEDVIAELTQIRGISRWTAEMFLIFNLSRPDVLPLDDPGLIRAISVNYFSGEPVTRSEAREVAANWEPWRTVATWYMWRSLDAPDADA
- a CDS encoding peptidylprolyl isomerase, which produces MVELHTNHGVIKLELDAAKAPKTVENFLNYVKKGHYDGTVFHRVINGFMIQGGGFEPGLKQKPTDAPIDNEANNGLKNDNYTVAMARTNDPHSATAQFFINVNDNDFLNHSSPTPQGWGYAVFGKVVEGQDVVDKIKGVKTGNAGFHQDVPTDDVVIEKAVVV
- a CDS encoding tetratricopeptide repeat protein; translation: MKPHRGRAQSAATLVATTVMGVALTLFAAPAAHAQKAPATADGTPEIDASIAGKQWKQALAQLDARIASNPRDVQAQFKRGTVLARLNRDDDAIQQFVAITQAYPELPEPYNNLAALYAKHGRYDEARTALVTATQSNPGYSLAYENLGDLYLRLAAESYKRAQSLGRTSGATAQRLADLQKIVSPPKAAPNARAATPATRDYSDRAAANVSTTTLPMSPTFQFSGPSGALAAPYVAPSQ
- a CDS encoding peptidylprolyl isomerase, whose translation is MKRLLLALGGAALLATATAPAFAQSATAHPVVQLKTSQGDIRVELYPEKAPKSVANFLDYVKAGQYNGTIFHRVIKGFMIQGGGYKTNFEEKPTRAPIPLESRNGLKNLTGTIAMARTSDPNSATAQFFINTVDNSGLDYPNPDGNGYAVFGKVVSGLDVVKKIEGVATTSRGPMQDVPAQPIVIESASIVSK
- a CDS encoding acetyl-CoA carboxylase carboxyltransferase subunit alpha gives rise to the protein MKTTFLDFEQPIAELEAKIEELRFVQDDSAVDISEEIERLSKKSQQLTKDLYANLSPWQVSQIARHPQRPYTLDYVAELFTDFHELHGDRAFADDVSIVGGLARFGGHPCMVIGHQKGRDTKERAARNFGMPRPEGYRKAERLMRLAEKFGLPIFTFVDTPGAYPGIGAEERGQSEAIGRNLYVMAELKTPIITTVIGEGGSGGALAIAVADTVMMLQFSTYSVISPEGCASILWKSAAKAPEAAEALGLTAHRLKALGLIDKIINEPLGGAHRDPKGMAALLRRALADSLRQFQGMSIDALRERRFERLMAYGKFKETTPGA
- the cysS gene encoding cysteine--tRNA ligase: MESLRIYNTLARDKQVFVPRQAGEVRMYVCGITVYDYCHVGHARMLVVFDLVQRWLRAIGYRVTYVRNITDIDDKIIRRAVENGETIKSLTDRFIGAMHDDESALGIQRPDIEPRATEFIPQMLGMIETLETNGYAYQATDGDVNYSVRKFANYGKLSGKSLDDLRAGERVAANDAKEDPLDFVLWKRAKPEDPEGTSWASKYGMGRPGWHIECSAMGCTLLGEHFDIHGGGQDLQFPHHENEIAQSEGATGQTFVNYWMHNGFVQVDNEKMSKSLGNFFTIREVLERYDAEVMRFFIVRTHYRSPLNYSDVHLDDARASLTRLYTALKDVEADTLALDWNEPHAQRFAAAMNDDFNTPVAVATLFELAGEVNRTGDASLARQLKQLAGLLGLLGREPRAFLQQASGAAQAGGLAADEIEAKIAARVAAKQAKDYAEADRIRAELLETGIALEDKPGGSTEWRRV
- a CDS encoding UDP-2,3-diacylglucosamine diphosphatase — protein: MLQESPPRSVSAGVPGEREYAQAARPFLFLSDLHLSEAIPKTVAAFEHFVKYTADSADSVFILGDLFEYWIGDDILDDDPFAARMAALMHTFSERGIALYVMHGNRDFLLGRRFMKAAGAMLLPDPSLIMAFGQRIVLAHGDAQCTADRGYQVFRRVARNRAAQWLFLAWPFRWRRALAQRMRSNSEAGRMRPASAIYDVTREGVAALFRKSRASVIIHGHTHRPARHMEPGGIRWVLPDWDLDHGKPRGGYLRVDAEGIHAMPLD
- a CDS encoding RNA methyltransferase, producing METPQITAAPSEPGAASSQPPSGGFTSIRFVLVEPSHPGNVGAAARALKTMGFSRLVLVAPRVPHVQSDPEAIAMASGADDVLASAHVVPTLGDALSGVHWSIALTARTREYGPPRLAPRAAATQACAQVGTGDIALVFGNERTGLANEHVEQCSALAHIPANPAYSSLNLAQAVQVLAYELRVALLEQASEPSAQQSAEAGTLAQSDEIERMYVHLENALIALDFLDPRNPKKLMPRLRRLFARTGLEREEVNILRGVAKHILLKSGKPDGDA